The nucleotide window AGAGAAATAACTCTTCGCTTGTATGGGGTTGAAGGCCAACCGGCCGTACAGGATTTGCCCGCCAAGGTGCACTATTCCCGCCCGCCCGTAGTTATCTTACGTCTTTCACTCCGCCCCGATAAGCCGTATCTTTACTCCATGTTATTTGCCGCCGAACCCCTCGCCCCTACGATAGATTCTGCCCGTCGTGTCCTCAAGCAGTACTACGGCTACGATACCTTCCGGCCCATGCAGGAGGATATCATCCAGCACATTATGGCGGGGCAGGATACGGTGGTGCTTATGCCCACCGGCGGTGGCAAATCGGTGTGCTTTCAGGTGCCGGCCGTGGTACAGGATGGGCTCTGTGTGGTGGTGTCACCCCTCATTGCCCTGATGAAAGACCAGGTGGAAGCCCTGAAAGCCAACGGTATTGCGGCGGCCTACATCAATAGCAGCGTGGGCCAGAGCGAGCAGCAGGCCATTACCGGCGACGCCCTCAACGGCTACCTCAAGCTCCTGTACGTGAGCCCCGAGAAGCTCTTGTCGGAAGGGTTTATGACTTTCATGAAGCGCCTGCGCGTCAGCATGTTCGCCATTGATGAGGCGCACTGCATTTCCAGCTGGGGCCACGACTTCCGGCCCGAGTACACCCAGCTGCGGGTTTTGCGGGAGCAGTTTCCGCAGGTGCCCATCATTGCCCTCACTGCTACCGCCGACCGCCTCACTCAGCGCGACATCCAGGCGCAGCTGCGCTTGCACGAGCCGCGCGTATTTCTTTCCAGCTTCGATAGGCCCAACCTCAATCTGATTGTGCGGCCGGGCCAGGACCGGGTAGGAGGCATTCTGGAGTTTCTGGAGCGCCACCCCGGCGAGGCCGGCATCATCTACTGCCTCTCGCGCAAGCAGTGCGAAACCCTCACCCAGAAAATTCAGGCCAAGGGCGTGAAGGCCGGCTTCTACCACGCCGGCATGACGCCCAACCAGCGCGGCAGCGTGCAGGAAGCTTTTCTGAAGGACGACCTGCAGGTGATTGTGGCTACCATTGCCTTCGGCATGGGCATCGATAAGAGCAACGTGCGCTGGGTGATTCACTACAACCTGCCCAAGAACATTGAGGGCTACTACCAGGAAATCGGGCGGGCCGGGCGCGACGGCAGCCCCGCCACGGCCGTGCTGTTCTACTCCTTCGCCGATGTGATGAGTTTGCGGGATATGCTGTCCAAGGACGACCCCAAGCTTACCCAACTCAACCTTACCAAGCTGGAGCGCATGCAGCAGTTTGCCGAGGCCGCCAGCTGCCGCCGCAAAATCCTGCTCAACTACTTCGGCGAAACCCTGCCCCAGGACTGCGGCAACTGCGACATCTGCCGCAACCCGCCTACCACCTTCGATGGTACTGAGCTGGCCCAGAAGGCACTGTCGGCCGTGGTGCGGGGGCGGGAGCGGATGAGCCTGACCCTCCTGATTGACGTGCTGCGCGGCATGCGCAACCAGGCCGTGCTCAGCGGGGGCTACGACCAGATCAAAACCTACGGCGCCGGCCGCGACCTGCCTTACCTCGACTGGTACAGCTACATCCACCAGATGCTTAACGACGGGCTGCTCTACATTGCCTACGAGGAAGGCTACGCGCTGAAAATAACGGACCTGGGACGGGAAGTACTGCAGGCCCAGCGGCCCGTGTCGATGAAGAAATTCCAGCCCACCGAAAAAGCCGAGAAGCCTGCCAAAGGCCGCAAAGGGGCCGCTGCCAAAGCCGCCGCGCCGGCCGCCACCCGCGAAGCTCAGCTGTTTGAAGCCCTGCGCGCCCTGCGCAAGCGCATTGCCGACGAGCAGGGGGTGCCGCCCTACGTCATCTTCACCGACTCTACGCTGCAGGAAATGGCGGTGGAGCGCCCCGTCAACCGCACGGCTATGCTGGCTATTTCGGGCGTGGGCATGAAGAAGTTTGAAAACTACGGTGAAGCCTTTATTCGGGAAGTGCTGACTCATGGCGGCAACCCCGCCGCTCTGGCCGAACTGGACGACGAGGACGCCGATGCCTTTGAGCTTCAGGAACCCAA belongs to Hymenobacter sp. J193 and includes:
- the recQ gene encoding DNA helicase RecQ, with the translated sequence MLFAAEPLAPTIDSARRVLKQYYGYDTFRPMQEDIIQHIMAGQDTVVLMPTGGGKSVCFQVPAVVQDGLCVVVSPLIALMKDQVEALKANGIAAAYINSSVGQSEQQAITGDALNGYLKLLYVSPEKLLSEGFMTFMKRLRVSMFAIDEAHCISSWGHDFRPEYTQLRVLREQFPQVPIIALTATADRLTQRDIQAQLRLHEPRVFLSSFDRPNLNLIVRPGQDRVGGILEFLERHPGEAGIIYCLSRKQCETLTQKIQAKGVKAGFYHAGMTPNQRGSVQEAFLKDDLQVIVATIAFGMGIDKSNVRWVIHYNLPKNIEGYYQEIGRAGRDGSPATAVLFYSFADVMSLRDMLSKDDPKLTQLNLTKLERMQQFAEAASCRRKILLNYFGETLPQDCGNCDICRNPPTTFDGTELAQKALSAVVRGRERMSLTLLIDVLRGMRNQAVLSGGYDQIKTYGAGRDLPYLDWYSYIHQMLNDGLLYIAYEEGYALKITDLGREVLQAQRPVSMKKFQPTEKAEKPAKGRKGAAAKAAAPAATREAQLFEALRALRKRIADEQGVPPYVIFTDSTLQEMAVERPVNRTAMLAISGVGMKKFENYGEAFIREVLTHGGNPAALAELDDEDADAFELQEPKAPRIRRPKEAPAAATASAATTDANSTMETTFQLHRMGLSVEAIAERRGLAVGTIQTHLSTLYGRGYELRIEDFLKPQELAEIQTAQAQLGNSPMLRDLFDHLREKYDYFRLRLALIYFKKLRGE